The Polyangium aurulentum genomic interval GAGGGCGCCGTCGAAGCAAAGTACGGCAACGGTATGGCGGGCGGCGGGTTCGGCAAGGGCGGCAAGGAGCGCATCCAGTGGGGCCTGAACCAGCTCGCCCAGTTTTTCAAGGGCAGCGGTCGGGCGGAGCATTTCTTCGACGTCTTCGGCTTCAGCCGGGGCGCCTCGCTGGCGCGCGATTTCGTCAATGCGGTCAAGACGGTGGGCGTCGACAATCTCGACGATCAGAATCCGCAGGTCAGGTACGTCGAGGTCGTGGGGATCAACGGGTCCCCGACCCGGGTGCGCAAGCTGAGCTACGAGCGCGTCCCGGACGACACCATCACGCCGAAGTTCATGGGCATCTTCGACACCGTGAACATGTTCAGGACCGGCGACACGTTCAACCTCTACGTCGATCACTCGTACGTCGAGCATTGCGTTCACCTCGTCGCGGAGGACGAGTTCCGCATGCTCTTCCCGCTCACGTCGATCTTCATGGATCCGAACGACGAGCACGCCCAGCCCAGATCGAGGGCCAGGAGCCATCAATCCTGGGCCGAGGAGAAGCGCGCGAAGTACCAGAACCCGCGCCGGTACATGCATTGGATGCAGGAGATCTGGTATCCGGGATGCCACGGCGACGTCGGCGGGGCGTACCTGCCTCGCCGAAACAATCCCGAAAAACCCGACGAGCCGTCGAAGCTGTACCACCTCGCGCACATCCCGCTGCGGGACATGCACGCCTCGTGCATCCGGCTGAGGGTCCCCATGAACCCGCTGGAGGGCCTCCCGCTCAACATGCGCGAGATCCCGGACGCGCTCGACGGCGCCTATACCCGGTATTGCAATTTCCGCAGGGGCACGGAGTACGCGCAGCACGCCGAGAGCGATACTTCACGCTACGTCCACTCCTACCCGAACGACAAGTACCTCGACCTGTTCTACACGGAGATGGACGGCATGTTCTGGAACCGGCAGCCGCGGAACCCGAACGCGCGTGAATTGCAGCAGTGCCTCCAGGAGCTCATGCCGTGGATCCACGACTCGGCCGCGGAGTTCGGCCTGACGGCCTGGCTCGAGCGCGGCTGGATACCGAGGCGATTGCAGCGCCGCGTCATCTATTCCGACGCCCAGCCCTCCGTGGGGGCTCCCGATAGAATCGGCAACAATGCGGTCGTGCGCGACTACACCCTCCCGAAACCCGAGCGTTGAACAGAGAGCTTGAGCCATGGCGTT includes:
- a CDS encoding T6SS phospholipase effector Tle1-like catalytic domain-containing protein, with product MSAIQVALDNFVNAQALPLQAPNGERACPLGRVRIGVFFDGTGNNMWRDWGNADRVLDHDGSGHVNVEDENNPDTEAEKQRLNAPTNVAKLFRLYKEPSPPTLNKVYHHGVGSDKDYADEELAPTNEGAVEAKYGNGMAGGGFGKGGKERIQWGLNQLAQFFKGSGRAEHFFDVFGFSRGASLARDFVNAVKTVGVDNLDDQNPQVRYVEVVGINGSPTRVRKLSYERVPDDTITPKFMGIFDTVNMFRTGDTFNLYVDHSYVEHCVHLVAEDEFRMLFPLTSIFMDPNDEHAQPRSRARSHQSWAEEKRAKYQNPRRYMHWMQEIWYPGCHGDVGGAYLPRRNNPEKPDEPSKLYHLAHIPLRDMHASCIRLRVPMNPLEGLPLNMREIPDALDGAYTRYCNFRRGTEYAQHAESDTSRYVHSYPNDKYLDLFYTEMDGMFWNRQPRNPNARELQQCLQELMPWIHDSAAEFGLTAWLERGWIPRRLQRRVIYSDAQPSVGAPDRIGNNAVVRDYTLPKPER